CGCGTCGACCACCTCCGCGCCCCAGCGCGCGCCCCACTCCAAGGCCTGGCCGTAGCCCAGCCAGGGGTCGTTGCGGCTGGCGACCAGCACGGCGGGAAACGGCAGCGCGCGCTGCGGCAGCTGGTCCGCCACGCCGAACTTGTCCGGGTCGGCCGGCGCGACCAGCAGCACGCCCGCCACCGCGTCGCGCGCCTGCACCGCCCAGTGCAGCGACGCCAGGCAGCCGAAGCTGTGCGCCACCAGCACGGCGCGCGGGGCATGGCGCGGCCGCTCCGCCTGGGCCGCGCGCACAGCCTGCCCCACCCGGGCCGACCAGCGCGCGAGGTCCGGCGTGGACCAGTCGTCCTGCTCCACGCGGCGCCAGTCGGGAAAGTGCCCTTCCCAGCGGCTCTGCCAATGCCCCGGACCGCTGCCGTACAACCCCGGCACGGTCAGCATGGCAACGCCCGCCGGCCAGTGCCGGCCGTGCGCGGCGATCGCGGTTTGCGCTGCGGTGCGTGTCATCGTGTGTCCTGGTCGATCTGTCTGAACGTCATGATTCGGCAAGGGAAAGGCCGGCGGCACGCCACGGCTGCGGCGCCACGCAGGACTGGGCCTGAGAGGCGCGCGCGGGCATCGCGGCCAGCGGCCCGGGAAGCGGGGCGGGCTCGGCGGGCTCCGCGCCCGGCAGCACGCTGCCCTGCACGTAGCGGATGCCGGCGGCACGGGCCAGGTCGAGATCCTCCGGCCGCTCGCACCGGCGCAGCGCGAGCGTGACACCCAGCTCGCGCGCCGAATCGGCCAGCCCGGCCACATGCCGGGCCTGCCAGCCACGCCGCGCATCGAGCTTGAGGAAGGCCGGCCGCGCATGCACCATCAGCGCCCCCGCTTCGGCCGGATCGGATGCCTGCACCGCCACCGCAAACCCGTTACGGCGGTAGTTGTCCACCACGAACAGCAGCAGGCCCAGATCGTCGTTGGCGGTCGAGGGCACCTGGATCACGAATTGCCCCGGCGCCAGGCCCAGCGCCGTCACCGCGCGGTGGAACGCCTTGCCGTGGTCGGCCGCCACCGCCGCCAGCAGGCGGCCGTGCACGTTGACCACCAGCCGCCGCGCGTCGGTGCGCACAAAGTAGTTGAGCGTATGCACCAGTCGGCACAGGCGGTCGAGCTCGACGAGCGTGGTGTCGTCGGAGGCGAGCGAGAACATCTTCCACGGGTTCAGGCCGCCCTCGCCGTGGCGCGTCCAGGTGCGCATCAGGGCTTCGTGGCCGTCGGGGATCAGCACGCCGGCCTCGTCCAGGCGCCAGACCGGCTCGAACAGGCTGGTCAGCGCGCAATGAAAGAACTGGCCCTGCACGCGCCCGTCGGCGTCGCGCCAGAGCTGGCGGTCGGGCATGGGAGCGCTAGGCAGGGTGCCGAGAAACCGGGCGAGTGCGGTGATGTGCATGAGACTCATGGGATTGGGCTCCTTGAAGTCGCCGTCTCCTCCCCGTCCTTATAGCTTGGCGATCGAGACTTCCGTCGCCTTCACCAGCGCCACCACTTCGCTGCCGACCTTCAGGCCGAGGTGGTCGACCGAGCGCGTGGTGATCACCGAGGTGACGATGCCGGCAGGTGTCTCCACGTCGATCTCCGAGAGCACGTCGCCCCGGATGATCTCCTTGATCTGGCCGCGGAACTGGTTGCGTACGTTGATCGCTTGAATGCTCATGATGTTCCTTCTTAGATGACAACGGCGCAACGCGCCAATGAATGTTTTCCGGAGAAAGACTTTCGGCCGCTTACACGGCCCAGCCCACGGCCGCGGCCGACACCTCCCAGGGGGACGGCCGCGCCACGTGCGCGCGCGCATCGGTCACTTCATCCGGATCGGCCTTGCGCTGCATCACACGGTTGAGGATGGCGTCCTCCAGCCGCGCAAACGCCGGCGCGCCGCGGTGCCGCGGGCGTGGCAGGTCGATGCGCGCGTCGAGCGTGATGCGGCCGTCCTCGATCAGCACCACGCGGTCGGCCAGGGCCACGGCCTCGGCCACATCGTGGGTGACCAGCACGGCGGTGAAGCCCAGGCGCTGCCACAGGCCTTCGATCAGGTTCTGCATGTCGATGCGGGTGAGCGCATCGAGCGCGCCCAGCGGCTCGTCGAGCAGCAGCAGGCGCGGGCGGTGCACCAGTGCGCGGGCCAGGGCCACGCGCTGACGCTGGCCGCCCGACAGGCGCGCCGGCCATTCGCCCGCGCGCTCGGCCAGGCCGACCTGCGCCAGCACCTCGGCGGCCTGCGCGCGGTGCGGCCTGGGCAGGCCCAGCGCGACGTTGTCGAGCACCCGCTTCCACGGCAGCAGGCGGGCGTCCTGGAACATCACGCGGGCATCGTCGTGCAGGCCGCCTCCGGCCGCGCCGTCGCGATGCAGGCTGCCGCCGTCGATGCCCTCCAGCCCCGCGATCAGCCGCAGCAGCGTGCTCTTGCCGCAGCCGCTACGCCCGACGATGGCGACGAACTCGCCCGGCGCGATCTCCAGGTCGATGCCGTGCAGCACTTCGCGCTCGCCGTAGCGCTTGACCGCGTGCGCGATGCGCAGCGCAGTGCCGCGGGGCGCCACGCGCTCCAGCGCGGCATGCTCGGTGGCGTTGCTTTGCATGGTGCGTACTCTCCTCTCAGGTCGCCGCTTGATAGCCCGGATGCCAGCGCAGCCAGAACCGTTCCAGCGCGCGCGACAGCAGGTCGGCCAGCTTGCCCAGCAGCGCATAAAGCAGGATGCCGAGCAGCACCACGTCGGTCTGCAGGAACTCGCGCGCATTCATCGTCATGTAGCCGATGCCGGCCTGCGCGGAAACGGTCTCCGCGACGATCAGCGTCACCCACATCAGCCCCAGCGAGAAGCGCACCCCCACCAGGATCTGCGGCAGCGCCCCCGGCAGAATCACCTCGCGGTACAGCCGCGCGCGCGACAGGCCGTAGCTGCGCGCCATCTCCACCAGCGCCGGGTCCACCGCGCGGATGCCGTGGTACGTGTTCAGGTAGATCGGGAAGAACACGCCCAGCGACACCAGGAACAGCTTGGCCGATTCATCGATGCCGAACCACAGGATCACCAGCGGAATCAGCGCCAGCACCGGGATGTTGCGGATCATCTGCAGCGTGGTGTCGAGCAGCGTCTCGGCCGTGCGGAAGGTGCCGGTCAGCAGCCCCAGCGCCAGCCCCAGCGAGCCGCCGATCGCAAAGCCCAGCAGCGCGCGCCAGGTGCTGACCGCCACGTGCTTCCACAGCTCGCCCGAGCGCGCCAGCTCGATGGCCGAGCGCGCGACGTCCAGCGGCGCCGGCAGGATGCGGTTCGACAGCCAGCCCCATTGGGCCGCGGCCTGCCACGCCGCCAGCAGCGCCAGCGGCACGAGCCACGGCGTCAGGCGCTCGCGAGCGGCCTTCAGAACATGCTTGGGTTTCGATGCCATCGCCCTGCCCCTCAGCTCGCCGCCACCCGGGGCACGATGCCCGTGGCGATCACCTCACCGAACGGCCCGTTCAGCACGTTGCCCGGCAACGTGTCGCGCACCGCGCGCGGCAGCAGCGGGAACACCAGTTCGGCGAAGCGGTAGGCCTCCTCCAGGTGCGGATAGCCCGACAGGACGAAGGTGTCGATGCCGAGGTCGGCGTATTCCCGCATGCGCGCGGCCACGGTGTGCGGATCGCCCACCAGCGCCGTGCCCGCCCCGCCGCGCACCAGGCCCACGCCGGCCCACAGGTTGGGGCTGATCTCCAGTTCAGCGCGGCTGCGCCCGATGCCATTCGCGTGCAGCGCGGCCATGCGCTGCTGGCCCGCCGAGTCCATCTTGCGGAAGGCCGCCTGGGCGCGGGCGACGGTGTCGTCGTCGAGCTTGCTGATGAGGGTGTCGGCGGCCTGCCAGGCTGCGTCCTCCGTCTCGCGCACGATCACGTGCAGGCGGATGCCGAAGCGCACCGTGCGGCCGTGGCGGGCGGCGCGCCTGCGCACGTCGGCGATTTTCTCGGCCACGGCGGCAGGCGGCTCGCCCCAGGTGAGGTAGGTATCGACCTGCTCGGCGGCCAGCGCGTGCGCCGCTTCGGAAGAGCCGCCGAAATACACCGGCGGATGCGGCCGCTGCACCGGCGGAAACAACACCCTGGCGCCCTTCACGCTCAGGTGCCGGCCGGTGTAGTCCAGCGCCGCGCCCTCGTGGCTGGCGGCCAGCGTCTCGCGCCAGATGCGGATGAATTCGGCCGAGGCCTCGTAGCGCTGCGCGTGGTCCAGGAACAGCCCGTCGCCGGCCAGCTCGCCCGGGTCGCCCCCGGTGACGAGGTTGACCAGCAGCCGCCCCTGCGAGAGCCGGTCGAAGGTGGCCGCCATGCGCGCGGCCAGCGTCGGCGCCACCAGGCCGGGGCGCACCGCCACCAGGAAGCGCAGGCGCCGGGTGGCCGGAATCAGGCTGGCGGCGACGATCCACGGGTCTTCGCACGAGCGGCCGGTCGGGATCAGCACGCCCTCGTAGCCGAGCGTATCGGCGGCCACGGCCACCTGCTGCAGATAGGCCTGATCGACCTGGCGCGCGCCCTCGGCCGTGCCGAGATAGCGGCTGTCGCCGTGCGTGGGAAGGAACCAGAAGACTTGCATGACGAAACTCCTCGAATCGGATCGGATCAGGCGCGGGCGATGGCCAGCTGCGCGGGCGTCGGCTGCCAGACGAGGTCGGCCGGCCGCACCGGGCGCGGGATCAGCCCCAGGCCATGGAAGGCATCGGCCACGCGCTGCTGCTCGGCAATCGCCTCGGGCGTGACCGGCCCCACCGGCGACGGCGGCCGGCGCGACAGGAACAGGTGCACCGTCGCCAGCGACAGCCCGGAGAACTCGGCGATGCGCTGGGCGGCCTCCTTGCGGTTCTGCTGCACCAGGCGGTCGGCGCGCGCGAGCTCGGCGAACAGCGCGGCGATGGTGTCGCCGTGCTGCTCGGCAAAGGCGCGCGGCGCGAAATAGAACGTGTTGTTGGACGACAGCCCGCGCCCGGTGGCCAGCACGCGCGGCCCGATCGCCAGTTCGGTGGCGGCGTAGTACGGGTCCCAGATGCCCCAGGCGTCGACACTGCCGCGCTCGAAGGCGGCGCGCGCATCGGCGGGGGTCAGGTAGACGGGCTGGATGTCGGCAAAGGTCAGCCCGCCCTTGCGCAGGCCGCTGACGATCAGGAAATGCGCGCTCGAGCCTTTCTGCAGCGCCACGCGCTTGCCCTTCAGGTCGGCCAGCGCCTGGAGCGCCGAGCCCCGCGACACCACGATCGCCGAGCTGTCCGGCTTGGGCGGCTCGACGCCGATGTAGCGCAGGTCGCGGCCGGCGGCCTGCGCGAACACCGGCGGCGTATCCCCCGTGATGGCGACATCCAGGCTGCCGGCCGACAGCGCCTCCAGTTGCTGCGGCCCGGCGGGAAACTCCAGCCAGTGCACCCGGGTGTCGGGAAAGCGCTGCTCCAGCGCGCGGCTTTCCTTGACGATCACCAGGTTGACGGCGCTCTTCTGGAAGCCGATGCGCAGCTGCGCGGGCGGCACGATGTTGGGCAACGTGGCCGCATCGGCCCCGCGCGCCAGGGGCCCGAGCGCCGCCAGCGAGGCCCCCGCCGCGGTGGCGGCTAGCCAGTGCCGGCGTTGGATATCGATCGTCATGATGCGTTTCTCACAATCGGGAAAAATCGGACAGCGGCGAACGGCATCGTCCGCGCGCAGTGGGTGCGCGGCGTGGCAGACAAGCGGAACACGCCGCGCGGCAGCGGATGCGCGCTCAGCGCACCGCGGACTGCCTCAGGCCGGACATCGCATTCGCTGCGCGTCGGCGGTCTGGCCGTTCGCGTTTGCGTGCGCCTGAAACACCAAGCGCACGGCGCTGCGGCTAGCGACGATCACCTGCGCCACGGCCGGATGCCGTGCCAGCGCGATCGCCTGATGCACGCGCTCGATGCCGTCGTCCAGGCGCTGCTGCAGGGCCGGATCGACCGCAAACCCATCGTCGGCGGCCCCGATCTGCGCATCGGCGGCAAAGATGCCCGGCAGGATCGCGCGCGCCGCCAGCGACGACAGCACCGGCCGCAGCGCGTAGTCGATCGCCAGCGTATGGGCGAGACTGCCGCCGGTGGCGATCGGCAGCACGACCTTGTCGCGCAGCCCGCTCTGCGGCAGCAGATCGAGAAAGGTCTTCAGCAGCCCGCTGTAGGCCGCCTGATAGACCGGCGTGGCGAGGATCACCACACCGGCCGC
The sequence above is a segment of the Ralstonia nicotianae genome. Coding sequences within it:
- a CDS encoding TOBE domain-containing protein, with amino-acid sequence MSIQAINVRNQFRGQIKEIIRGDVLSEIDVETPAGIVTSVITTRSVDHLGLKVGSEVVALVKATEVSIAKL
- a CDS encoding ATP-binding cassette domain-containing protein; its protein translation is MQSNATEHAALERVAPRGTALRIAHAVKRYGEREVLHGIDLEIAPGEFVAIVGRSGCGKSTLLRLIAGLEGIDGGSLHRDGAAGGGLHDDARVMFQDARLLPWKRVLDNVALGLPRPHRAQAAEVLAQVGLAERAGEWPARLSGGQRQRVALARALVHRPRLLLLDEPLGALDALTRIDMQNLIEGLWQRLGFTAVLVTHDVAEAVALADRVVLIEDGRITLDARIDLPRPRHRGAPAFARLEDAILNRVMQRKADPDEVTDARAHVARPSPWEVSAAAVGWAV
- the ssuE gene encoding NADPH-dependent FMN reductase — translated: MPILTISGSPSAPSRSARLLGHVRAQLERAGESADHLDLRALPADALLGAQTAHPAIAEALARVAAAGVVILATPVYQAAYSGLLKTFLDLLPQSGLRDKVVLPIATGGSLAHTLAIDYALRPVLSSLAARAILPGIFAADAQIGAADDGFAVDPALQQRLDDGIERVHQAIALARHPAVAQVIVASRSAVRLVFQAHANANGQTADAQRMRCPA
- a CDS encoding EAL domain-containing protein, producing MSLMHITALARFLGTLPSAPMPDRQLWRDADGRVQGQFFHCALTSLFEPVWRLDEAGVLIPDGHEALMRTWTRHGEGGLNPWKMFSLASDDTTLVELDRLCRLVHTLNYFVRTDARRLVVNVHGRLLAAVAADHGKAFHRAVTALGLAPGQFVIQVPSTANDDLGLLLFVVDNYRRNGFAVAVQASDPAEAGALMVHARPAFLKLDARRGWQARHVAGLADSARELGVTLALRRCERPEDLDLARAAGIRYVQGSVLPGAEPAEPAPLPGPLAAMPARASQAQSCVAPQPWRAAGLSLAES
- the ssuC gene encoding aliphatic sulfonate ABC transporter permease SsuC; the encoded protein is MASKPKHVLKAARERLTPWLVPLALLAAWQAAAQWGWLSNRILPAPLDVARSAIELARSGELWKHVAVSTWRALLGFAIGGSLGLALGLLTGTFRTAETLLDTTLQMIRNIPVLALIPLVILWFGIDESAKLFLVSLGVFFPIYLNTYHGIRAVDPALVEMARSYGLSRARLYREVILPGALPQILVGVRFSLGLMWVTLIVAETVSAQAGIGYMTMNAREFLQTDVVLLGILLYALLGKLADLLSRALERFWLRWHPGYQAAT
- a CDS encoding RBBP9/YdeN family alpha/beta hydrolase, producing MTRTAAQTAIAAHGRHWPAGVAMLTVPGLYGSGPGHWQSRWEGHFPDWRRVEQDDWSTPDLARWSARVGQAVRAAQAERPRHAPRAVLVAHSFGCLASLHWAVQARDAVAGVLLVAPADPDKFGVADQLPQRALPFPAVLVASRNDPWLGYGQALEWGARWGAEVVDAGHAGHINADSGLGEWEPGLALLDRLVSRACAPEAARDGADWQAQWDVLPSAPYI
- the ssuD gene encoding FMNH2-dependent alkanesulfonate monooxygenase produces the protein MQVFWFLPTHGDSRYLGTAEGARQVDQAYLQQVAVAADTLGYEGVLIPTGRSCEDPWIVAASLIPATRRLRFLVAVRPGLVAPTLAARMAATFDRLSQGRLLVNLVTGGDPGELAGDGLFLDHAQRYEASAEFIRIWRETLAASHEGAALDYTGRHLSVKGARVLFPPVQRPHPPVYFGGSSEAAHALAAEQVDTYLTWGEPPAAVAEKIADVRRRAARHGRTVRFGIRLHVIVRETEDAAWQAADTLISKLDDDTVARAQAAFRKMDSAGQQRMAALHANGIGRSRAELEISPNLWAGVGLVRGGAGTALVGDPHTVAARMREYADLGIDTFVLSGYPHLEEAYRFAELVFPLLPRAVRDTLPGNVLNGPFGEVIATGIVPRVAAS
- a CDS encoding aliphatic sulfonate ABC transporter substrate-binding protein, translated to MTIDIQRRHWLAATAAGASLAALGPLARGADAATLPNIVPPAQLRIGFQKSAVNLVIVKESRALEQRFPDTRVHWLEFPAGPQQLEALSAGSLDVAITGDTPPVFAQAAGRDLRYIGVEPPKPDSSAIVVSRGSALQALADLKGKRVALQKGSSAHFLIVSGLRKGGLTFADIQPVYLTPADARAAFERGSVDAWGIWDPYYAATELAIGPRVLATGRGLSSNNTFYFAPRAFAEQHGDTIAALFAELARADRLVQQNRKEAAQRIAEFSGLSLATVHLFLSRRPPSPVGPVTPEAIAEQQRVADAFHGLGLIPRPVRPADLVWQPTPAQLAIARA